The proteins below are encoded in one region of Lactuca sativa cultivar Salinas chromosome 3, Lsat_Salinas_v11, whole genome shotgun sequence:
- the LOC111917171 gene encoding pectinesterase, producing the protein MDCLELYEDAIHHINHSTTYISPTDVEKWLSVAIVNHQACQNGFKDLKKNLLQNFSKSLVDLLADNKPSTSIAYFSKAIETNLVVAQDGSGDFKTITRALKASQHRRTGTDRFVIHVKSGVYKEHIFIKQSMINLTLIGDGIDATVITNNRNCKDGYITADTATVQIWGSGFVAIGITFENTAGPRKQQVIALLSASDLSIFYKCSFKGYQDTLCLLKYRQFYRECDIYGTIDFIFGDAAAVLQNCNIYVRNPLPGQQNTITAQGRTDARSTTGFVMHNSHFTAAPDLILAQESGVGSIRTFLGRPWKDYSRVVFIKCYLDSLIDSLGWMPFQGNSDSVFDKVYYAEYMNTGNGANTGGRVRWPGYHVLSTASEVEQFSVQSFFDGELWIPSTGVPFDSSL; encoded by the exons ATGGATTGCTTAGAGCTTTATGAGGACGCTATACACCATATAAACCACTCAACCACTTACATAAGCCCAACCGATgtagaaaaatggctaagtgttgCTATAGTTAACCACCAAGCATGCCAAAATGGCTTCAAAGATTTGAAAAAAAACCTCTTACAAAATTTCTCCAAATCACTTGTAGATTTACTAGCCGATAACAAACCTTCAACTTCAATTGCTTACTTCTCAAAAGCAATCGAGACAAACTTGGTGGTGGCTCAAGATGGTTCTGGTGATTTTAAAACGATAACTAGAGCTCTCAAAGCATCACAACATCGAAGAACGGGAACAGATAGATTTGTTATACATGTTAAATCCGGTGTTTACAAAGAACACATCTTTATCAAGCAATCCATGATCAATTTGACGCTTATTGGCGATGGCATTGATGCAACTGTCATAACCAACAATAGAAATTGTAAAGACGGATACATAACTGCCGACACTGCAACCGtgc AGATTTGGGGCTCGGGTTTCGTGGCAATTGGGATTACATTTGAGAACACTGCGGGTCCTAGGAAACAACAAGTTATCGCGCTTCTCTCAGCTTCAGATCTATCAATTTTCTACAAATGTAGCTTTAAAGGCTATCAAGACACCCTATGCCTCCTTAAATACCGTCAATTTTATCGCGAGTGTGACATCTATGGGACCATCGATTTCATTTTTGGTGACGCTGCTGCCGTCCTCCAAAATTGCAATATTTATGTCCGGAATCCATTGCCCGGACAACAAAACACAATTACGGCTCAAGGAAGAACCGATGCACGTTCGACAACGGGATTTGTTATGCATAATTCTCATTTCACTGCGGCCCCTGACTTAATTCTAGCACAAGAGTCAGGGGTGGGGTCAATCAGGACCTTTCTCGGGCGACCATGGAAGGACTACTCGAGGGTCGTATTTATAAAGTGTTATCTTGATAGCTTGATTGATTCATTAGGGTGGATGCCATTTCAAGGGAACTCAGACTCTGTATTTGATAAAGTGTATTATGCAGAGTATATGAACACAGGGAATGGTGCAAACACCGGTGGTAGGGTAAGGTGGCCGGGGTACCATGTTTTGTCGACCGCCAGTGAGGTGGAGCAATTTTCCGTTCAGAGTTTCTTTGACGGAGAGTTATGGATTCCCTCAACGGGGGTGCCATTTGATTCTAgtctttaa